A portion of the Bombus pascuorum chromosome 8, iyBomPasc1.1, whole genome shotgun sequence genome contains these proteins:
- the LOC132909431 gene encoding cell adhesion molecule Dscam2 isoform X24 — protein sequence MWRDPPGGGCNIPTYLTTMLLLALLALTNVACAEDESMGPVFVKEPPNRVDFSNGTGAVVECQARGNPQPDIIWVRADGSAVGDVPGLRQVLPNGNLVFPPFRAEDYRQEVHAQVYSCLARSPAGSVHSRDVNVRAVVQQFYETRVIDEFVLRGNTATLKCLVPSFVADFVDVIEWLAVEDGSTYSANSQEEKDGKYLVLPSGELHIRDVGPEDGYKTYQCRTKHRLTGETRLSATKGRLVITEPVASTKPKFPMTENSRTYTTYTVRRELPLTLPCPAQAFPVPVFRWYKFIEGSSRRQPVQLNERVRQVSGTLIIREARVEDSGKYLCIVNNSVGGESVETVLTVTAPLAAEIEPNTQTIDFGRPATFTCNVRGNPIKTISWLKDGKPLGLEEPVLRIDSVKKEDKGMYQCFVRNDQESAQATAELKLGGRFEPPQIRQAFAEETLQPGPSMFLKCVASGNPTPEITWELDGKRLSNTERLQVGQYVTVNGDVVSHLNISSIHTNDGGLYKCIAASKVGSAEHSARLNVYGLPFIRHMDKKAIVAGETLRVTCPVAGYPIESIVWERDTRVLPINRKQKVFPNGTLIIENVERMSDQATYTCVARNAQGYSARGTLEVQVMVAPQIFPFTFGDEPVNSGEAISATCSILKGDFPMDISWAFNSVSIDPERTDQYTITKSKRLSVLAIDAVAARHAGEYTCTASNKAGASSHTAMLAVNVPPRWILEPTDKAFAQGSDARVECKADGFPKPQVTWKKAAGDTPGDYTDLKLSNPDISVEDGTLSINNIQKTNEGYYLCEAVNGIGAGLSAVIFISVQAPPHFEIKLKNQTARRGEPAVLQCEAQGEKPIGILWNMNNKRLDPKSDSRYTIREEILANGVLSDLSIKRTERSDSALFTCVATNAFGSDDTSINMIVQEVPEVPYGLKVLDKSGRSVQLSWAAPYDGNSPIKRYVIEYKISKGSWETDIDRVLVPGSQQNVAGVFNLRPATTYHLRIVAENEIGASDPSDTVTIITAEEAPSGPPTSVRVDALDQHTLKVTWKPPPREDWNGEILGYYVGYKLSSSSDYIYETVDFSKEDGKEHHLQIMNLKTYTQYSVVVQAFNKVGSGPMSEERRQHTAEGVPEQPPHDTTCTTLTSQTIRVSWMSPPLSAANGVITGYKVIYGPSDTWYDENTKDTKITSSSETILHGLKKYTNYTMQVLAFTSGGDGVKSAPIHCQTEQDAPEAPIAIKALVMSAESILVSWRPPSQPNGVITQYIVYTKADNAEEPTSQKVPPNQLTHEASGLDKQRRYDFWVTASTNIGEGEASKIVALAPSVRVPAKIASFDDKFTATYKEDVKLPCLAVGVPAPEVTWKVRGAVLQSSDRLRQLPEGSLFIKEVDRTDAGEYSCYVENSFGHDTVTHQLIVHAPPHSPQVTLTATTTNSLTMKLRPHPADNAPIHGYTIHYKPEFGDWETAQISSTAQKYTLENLWCGSRYQIYVTAYNGIGTGDPSDMLNTRTKGSKPIIPEAARFIEVSTNSITLHLSAWSDGGCPMLYFVVEHKKKHQQEWNQVSNNVKPGGNFVVLDLDPASWYHLRVTAHNNAGFAVAEYEFATLTVTGGTIAPPVRNSGNDNTDVRRYFPWLPSWLDVNVVVPVGATVIVIIVGIVVICVALSRRTRGPEQTRLRGISSADEKYYEGQYDVVYQQTGVGGATLDKRRPDLRDELGYIAPPNRKLPPVPGSNYNTCDRIKRGTVISGTGSIRSHSTWDPRRHMYEELNHCAPNRRCPPPPRMGSAEALSHRGMEDEICPYATFHLLGFREEMDPSKAMQFQTFPHPGNGHSGTMGPPVGHPTNASAHSRSGSQSMPRQNGRYSRVPSQGGGSGTHNVFSPEYDDPANCAPEEDQYGSQYGQYGAPYDHYGSRGSVGRRSVGSARNIPVSGSPEPPPPPPRNHDQNNSSFNDSKESNEISEAECDRDQLVNRNYGVNARGKDGMTTEEMRKLIERNEAPSRQTGAGHGGHGGLLTPYDTVAV from the exons ATGGAAAATACCTGGTACTGCCTTCTGGAGAACTTCACATTCGCGATGTCGGACCCGAAGACGGATACAAGACCTATCAATGCCGCACCAAGCATAGACTCACCGGAGAAACAAGATTATCTGCCACCAAGGGACGTCTCGTCATTACCG AGCCGGTGGCCAGCACGAAGCCGAAATTTCCGATGACGGAGAATTCGCGCACATATACCACCTACACGGTGCGACGCGAGCTGCCTTTGACTTTGCCCTGTCCGGCACAGGCGTTCCCCGTTCCGGTCTTCAG ATGGTACAAGTTCATCGAAGGCTCCTCTCGTCGTCAACCTGTCCAACTCAATGAGCGCGTTCGTCAAGTTAGCGGAACACTGATCATTCGTGAGGCTCGTGTCGAAGATTCTGGCAAATATCTGTGCATCGTGAACAACTCCGTCGGCGGTGAAAGCGTGGAGACCGTGTTGACTGTAACAGCACCATTGGCAGCGGAAATCGAACCTAACACACAGACTATCGACTTTGGAAGACCAGCTACTTTCACGTGCAACGTCAGAGGAAATCCGATCAAGACTATCTCCTGGCTGAAGGATGGCAAACCCCTTGGACTGGAAGAACCCGTGCTCAGAATCGACAGCGTCAAGAAGGAGGATAAGGGAATGTACCAATGTTTTGTTAGAAACGATCAAGAAAGCGCTCAGGCAACCGCTGAACTGAAACTTGGTGGACGAT TCGAACCCCCGCAGATTCGCCAGGCCTTCGCCGAGGAGACTCTTCAACCTGGACCCAGCATGTTCCTCAAGTGTGTCGCCAGCGGAAACCCAACTCCTGAGATCACCTGGGAACTCGATGGCAAACGGCTATCCAACACTGAGAGGCTTCAAGTAGGACAATACGTTACGGTGAACGGCGACGTGGTTTCTCATTTGAACATCTCCAGCATTCATACAAACGACGGTGGACTCTACAAATGCATTGCCGCTTCAAAG GTTGGATCCGCTGAACATTCTGCGCGTCTTAATGTCTATGGTCTGCCCTTCATTCGTCACATGGACAAAAAGGCTATCGTTGCTGGTGAAACTCTTCGCGTGACCTGTCCAGTAGCCGGATATCCGATCGAAAGCATCGTATGGGAGAGAGACACCAGAGTTTTGCCGATCAACAGGAAACAGAAGGTCTTCCCTAATGGCACGCTTATCATTGAGAACGTCGAGAGAATGAGCGATCAGGCTACTTACACCTGTGTTGCACGCAACGCTCAAGGCTACAGCGCAAGGGGAACATTGGAAGTTCAAGTTATGG TTGCACCGCAGATCTTTCCATTTACATTTGGCGACGAGCCGGTGAACTCGGGCGAAGCGATCTCGGCGACCTGCTCGATCCTGAAGGGAGACTTCCCGATGGACATATCCTGGGCGTTCAACAGCGTGTCGATCGATCCCGAGAGAACCGATCAGTACACGATCACGAAGAGCAAGCGGCTGAGCGTGTTGGCGATCGATGCCGTGGCCGCAAGACACGCGGGAGAGTACACTTGCACCGCGTCGAACAAAGCTGGAGCCTCGAGCCATACGGCGATGTTAGCTGTGAACG TACCTCCCCGCTGGATTCTGGAACCCACCGATAAGGCATTTGCTCAAGGCTCTGATGCACGTGTTGAATGTAAAGCTGATGGTTTCCCCAAGCCCCAAGTCACATGGAAGAAAGCTGCTG gAGATACACCGGGCGATTATACCGACTTGAAACTGAGCAACCCAGATATCAGCGTTGAGGATGGAACTCTgtcaattaataatattcagaaGACGAACGAAGGCTACTATCTGTGCGAGGCTGTAAATGGAATTGGCGCAGGACTTTCGGCTGTTATCTTCATCTCCGTTCAGG CACCACCCCACTTTGAGATCAAACTGAAGAACCAGACAGCACGACGTGGAGAACCTGCTGTACTGCAATGCGAGGCTCAAGGCGAAAAACCAATTGGTATTTTATGGAACATGAACAACAAGAGACTGGACCCGAAGAGCGATTCTCGTTACACCATCCGCGAAGAGATTTTGGCTAACGGTGTACTGTCTGATCTGAGCATCAAGAGAACTGAGAGAAGCGACTCTGCCCTTTTCACCTGCGTTGCCACCAATGCCTTTGGAAGCGATGACACCAGCATCAACATGATTGTACAAG AGGTTCCTGAAGTACCATACGGCTTGAAGGTATTAGACAAATCCGGACGATCGGTTCAATTATCCTGGGCAGCACCATACGACGGAAACAGCCCCATAAAACGCTATGTCATTGAATACAAAATCAGCAAAGGCTCTTGGGAAACTGACATTGACAGAGTACTGGTACCCGGATCGCAACAGAACGTAGCTGGCGTTTTCAACCTGAGACCTGCCACCACATATCACCTGAGAATTGTTGCTGAGAATGAAATTGGTGCATCCGACCCGTCTGATACTGTTACAATTATCACTGCCGAAGAAGCTCCTAGCGGACCACCAACCTCTGTTCGCGTTGACGCTCTTGACCAGCACACTCTTAAG GTAACATGGAAACCACCCCCACGCGAAGACTGGAACGGTGAGATTCTTGGATACTACGTTGGCTACAAACTCTCTTCCTCCTCTGACTACATTTACGAAACCGTTGACTTCTCGAAGGAAGATGGAAAGGAACACCACTTGCAAATCATGAATCTGAAGACCTATACTCAATACAGCGTTGTTGTTCAAGCGTTTAACAAAGTTGGATCGGGACCAATGAGCGAGGAACGAAGACAACACACCGCCGAAGGAGTACCTGAACAACCCCCTCATGACACTACTTGCACCACCTTGACTTCCCAGACTATCAGAGTTTCCTGGATGTCACCGCCTCTTAGCGCCGCCAATGGAGTCATCACCGGATACAAG GTTATTTACGGACCATCTGACACCTGGTACGATGAGAACACCAAGGACACCAAGATCACCTCCTCCAGCGAGACCATCTTACACGGACTGAAGAAATACACCAACTACACTATGCAGGTTCTGGCTTTTACTTCTGGCGGCGATGGAGTTAAATCTGCACCTATTCACTGCCAAACGGAACAAGACG CTCCTGAAGCACCTATCGCGATCAAGGCTCTGGTTATGTCAGCTGAATCGATTCTTGTCTCGTGGCGCCCACCAAGCCAACCGAATGGAGTTATCACCCAGTATATCGTTTACACCAAGGCAGACAACGCAGAGGAACCAACTAGCCAGAAAGTACCACCGAATCAACTGACTCACGAGGCATCTGGATTGGACAAACAACGTAGATATGACTTCTGGGTAACTGCTAGTACCAACATTGGCGAAGGAGAGGCTTCAAAGATCGTGGCATTGGCACCAAGCGTTCGAG TACCGGCAAAGATCGCATCGTTTGACGACAAATTCACTGCTACCTACAAGGAAGATGTTAAATTACCCTGCCTGGCTGTCGGAGTACCTGCACCGGAAGTTACATGGAAAGTACGTGGCGCCGTTCTTCAATCTAGCGACAGACTGCGACAACTGCCCGAGGGATCTCTGTTCATCAAGGAAGTCGATCGCACCGATGCTGGAGAATACTCTTGTTATGTTGAGAACTCGTTTGGCCATGATACCGTTACTCACCAACTGATCGTTCACG CTCCCCCACACTCACCGCAAGTTACTCTTACTGCTACGACCACCAACTCGTTGACGATGAAACTGAGACCTCACCCTGCCGATAATGCTCCGATCCATGGATACACGATTCACTACAAACCAGAATTCGGCGATTGGGAAACTGCACAAATTAGCTCTACTGCTCAGAAATATACTCTTGAAAATCTGTGGTGTGGCTCAAGATACCAGATTTACGTTACTGCATATAACGG AATTGGAACCGGCGATCCTTCTGACATGCTCAACACACGTACCAAGGGCTCGAAACCGATTATTCCTGAAGCGGCTAGATTCATCGAAGTTTCCACGAATAGCATCACCCTTCATCTGAGCGCCTGGTCCGACGGTGGCTGCCCAATGCTCTACTTCGTCGTCGAACATAAGAAGAA GCACCAACAGGAATGGAATCAAGTCTCGAACAATGTGAAACCCGGTGGAAACTTTGTCGTTTTGGATTTGGACCCTGCTAGCTGGTATCACTTGCGCGTTACTGCTCACAATAATGCTGGTTTCGCTGTAGCCGAGTATGAATTCGCGACACTGACCGTAACCGGAG GTACGATCGCACCCCCTGTACGCAATAGTGGCAACGACAACACGGATGTCAGGCGTTATTTCCCCTGGTTACCTAGCTGGCTCGACGTGAACGTTGTGGTACCGGTGGGAGCTACGGTTATTGTGATTATTGTAGGCATAGTTGTGATTTGCGTCGCGCTGTCTAGGAGAACTCGAGGTCCGGAACAAACACGGCTGCGAGGTATCTCATCAGCCGACGAGAAATATTACGAAGGACAAT ACGATGTGGTATATCAGCAAACTGGAGTTGGCGGAGCTACCCTTGACAAACGCAGGCCCGATCTTCGTGACGAACTTGGATATATCGCCCCACCGAATCGCAAACTGCCCCCTGTTCCTGGCTCAAATTATAACACCTGCGATCGCATCAAGCGAGGTACAGTGATAA GTGGAACAGGCTCGATAAGAAGCCACTCGACGTGGGATCCCAGACGACATATGTACGAAGAATTGAATCATTGCGCACCGAATCGAAGATGTCCACCACCACCCCGTATGGGCAGTGCCGAAGCTCTCTCCCACAGAG GCATGGAGGATGAGATCTGCCCGTATGCTACCTTCCACCTTCTTGGATTCCGCGAAGAAATGGACCCCAGCAAGGCTATGCAATTCCAGACCTTCCCTCACCCTGGCAATGGACACTCTGGTACCATGGGACCACCTGTTGGACATCCTACTAACGCTTCTGCTCACAGCCGCTCTGGATCTCAGTCTATG ccACGTCAAAATGGTCGTTACTCTCGAGTTCCATCCCAAGGAGGTGGCAGCGGAACCCATAACGTCTTCTCTCCTGAATACGATGACCCGGCAAATTGCGCTCCTGAAGAAGATCAATATGGCTCTCAATACGGACAATACGGCGCTCCCTATGATCATTATGGATCTCGTGGCTCTGTTGGACGTCGCAGTGTAGGATCAGCCCGCAATATTCCCGTTTCTGGATCACCCGAACCACCCCCACCACCACCAAGGAACCACGACCAGAACAACTCCAGTTTCAACGACAGCAAAGAAAGCAACGAGATCAGCGAAGCAGAGTGTGATCGCGACCAACTTGTGAACCGCAACTACGGCG tGAATGCTCGCGGCAAGGACGGCATGACCACCGAGGAGATGCGTAAACTCATAGAGAG AAACGAAGCCCCCAGCCGGCAAACCGGCGCCGGCCACGGCGGTCACGGGGGACTCCTCACACCCTACGATACTGTGGCAGTGTAA
- the LOC132909431 gene encoding cell adhesion molecule Dscam2 isoform X35 produces MWRDPPGGGCNIPTYLTTMLLLALLALTNVACAEDESMGPVFVKEPPNRVDFSNGTGAVVECQARGNPQPDIIWVRADGSAVGDVPGLRQVLPNGNLVFPPFRAEDYRQEVHAQVYSCLARSPAGSVHSRDVNVRAVVQQFYETRVIDEFVLRGNTATLKCLVPSFVADFVDVIEWLAVEDGSTYSANSQEEKDGKYLVLPSGELHIRDVGPEDGYKTYQCRTKHRLTGETRLSATKGRLVITEPVGFAKPKFSMIDKSRTFEIQEAQSVTLQCPAQAYPVPVLKWYKFIEGSSRRQPVQLNERVRQVSGTLIIREARVEDSGKYLCIVNNSVGGESVETVLTVTAPLAAEIEPNTQTIDFGRPATFTCNVRGNPIKTISWLKDGKPLGLEEPVLRIDSVKKEDKGMYQCFVRNDQESAQATAELKLGGRFEPPQIRQAFAEETLQPGPSMFLKCVASGNPTPEITWELDGKRLSNTERLQVGQYVTVNGDVVSHLNISSIHTNDGGLYKCIAASKVGSAEHSARLNVYGLPFIRHMDKKAIVAGETLRVTCPVAGYPIESIVWERDTRVLPINRKQKVFPNGTLIIENVERMSDQATYTCVARNAQGYSARGTLEVQVMVAPQIAPFVITEEPANWGDSISVVCAILKGDLPIEITWALNGEPIGRDRSDINILATTRKNSILSIESVAARHAGEYTCSASNKAGATSHSATLAVNVPPRWILEPTDKAFAQGSDARVECKADGFPKPQVTWKKAAGDTPGDYTDLKLSNPDISVEDGTLSINNIQKTNEGYYLCEAVNGIGAGLSAVIFISVQAPPHFEIKLKNQTARRGEPAVLQCEAQGEKPIGILWNMNNKRLDPKSDSRYTIREEILANGVLSDLSIKRTERSDSALFTCVATNAFGSDDTSINMIVQEVPEVPYGLKVLDKSGRSVQLSWAAPYDGNSPIKRYVIEYKISKGSWETDIDRVLVPGSQQNVAGVFNLRPATTYHLRIVAENEIGASDPSDTVTIITAEEAPSGPPTSVRVDALDQHTLKVTWKPPPREDWNGEILGYYVGYKLSSSSDYIYETVDFSKEDGKEHHLQIMNLKTYTQYSVVVQAFNKVGSGPMSEERRQHTAEGVPEQPPHDTTCTTLTSQTIRVSWMSPPLSAANGVITGYKVIYGPSDTWYDENTKDTKITSSSETILHGLKKYTNYTMQVLAFTSGGDGVKSAPIHCQTEQDAPEAPIAIKALVMSAESILVSWRPPSQPNGVITQYIVYTKADNAEEPTSQKVPPNQLTHEASGLDKQRRYDFWVTASTNIGEGEASKIVALAPSVRVPAKIASFDDKFTATYKEDVKLPCLAVGVPAPEVTWKVRGAVLQSSDRLRQLPEGSLFIKEVDRTDAGEYSCYVENSFGHDTVTHQLIVHAPPHSPQVTLTATTTNSLTMKLRPHPADNAPIHGYTIHYKPEFGDWETAQISSTAQKYTLENLWCGSRYQIYVTAYNGIGTGDPSDMLNTRTKGSKPIIPEAARFIEVSTNSITLHLSAWSDGGCPMLYFVVEHKKKHQQEWNQVSNNVKPGGNFVVLDLDPASWYHLRVTAHNNAGFAVAEYEFATLTVTGGTIAPPVRNSGNDNTDVRRYFPWLPSWLDVNVVVPVGATVIVIIVGIVVICVALSRRTRGPEQTRLRGISSADEKYYEGQYDVVYQQTGVGGATLDKRRPDLRDELGYIAPPNRKLPPVPGSNYNTCDRIKRGGTGSIRSHSTWDPRRHMYEELNHCAPNRRCPPPPRMGSAEALSHRGMEDEICPYATFHLLGFREEMDPSKAMQFQTFPHPGNGHSGTMGPPVGHPTNASAHSRSGSQSMPRQNGRYSRVPSQGGGSGTHNVFSPEYDDPANCAPEEDQYGSQYGQYGAPYDHYGSRGSVGRRSVGSARNIPVSGSPEPPPPPPRNHDQNNSSFNDSKESNEISEAECDRDQLVNRNYGVNARGKDGMTTEEMRKLIERNEAPSRQTGAGHGGHGGLLTPYDTVAV; encoded by the exons ATGGAAAATACCTGGTACTGCCTTCTGGAGAACTTCACATTCGCGATGTCGGACCCGAAGACGGATACAAGACCTATCAATGCCGCACCAAGCATAGACTCACCGGAGAAACAAGATTATCTGCCACCAAGGGACGTCTCGTCATTACCG AACCAGTCGGTTTCGCGAAGCCAAAGTTCTCGATGATCGACAAGAGCCGAACGTTCGAGATCCAGGAAGCTCAGAGCGTAACGTTGCAGTGTCCCGCTCAGGCGTATCCTGTCCCAGTCCTCAA ATGGTACAAGTTCATCGAAGGCTCCTCTCGTCGTCAACCTGTCCAACTCAATGAGCGCGTTCGTCAAGTTAGCGGAACACTGATCATTCGTGAGGCTCGTGTCGAAGATTCTGGCAAATATCTGTGCATCGTGAACAACTCCGTCGGCGGTGAAAGCGTGGAGACCGTGTTGACTGTAACAGCACCATTGGCAGCGGAAATCGAACCTAACACACAGACTATCGACTTTGGAAGACCAGCTACTTTCACGTGCAACGTCAGAGGAAATCCGATCAAGACTATCTCCTGGCTGAAGGATGGCAAACCCCTTGGACTGGAAGAACCCGTGCTCAGAATCGACAGCGTCAAGAAGGAGGATAAGGGAATGTACCAATGTTTTGTTAGAAACGATCAAGAAAGCGCTCAGGCAACCGCTGAACTGAAACTTGGTGGACGAT TCGAACCCCCGCAGATTCGCCAGGCCTTCGCCGAGGAGACTCTTCAACCTGGACCCAGCATGTTCCTCAAGTGTGTCGCCAGCGGAAACCCAACTCCTGAGATCACCTGGGAACTCGATGGCAAACGGCTATCCAACACTGAGAGGCTTCAAGTAGGACAATACGTTACGGTGAACGGCGACGTGGTTTCTCATTTGAACATCTCCAGCATTCATACAAACGACGGTGGACTCTACAAATGCATTGCCGCTTCAAAG GTTGGATCCGCTGAACATTCTGCGCGTCTTAATGTCTATGGTCTGCCCTTCATTCGTCACATGGACAAAAAGGCTATCGTTGCTGGTGAAACTCTTCGCGTGACCTGTCCAGTAGCCGGATATCCGATCGAAAGCATCGTATGGGAGAGAGACACCAGAGTTTTGCCGATCAACAGGAAACAGAAGGTCTTCCCTAATGGCACGCTTATCATTGAGAACGTCGAGAGAATGAGCGATCAGGCTACTTACACCTGTGTTGCACGCAACGCTCAAGGCTACAGCGCAAGGGGAACATTGGAAGTTCAAGTTATGG TCGCACCGCAGATAGCTCCGTTCGTAATCACCGAGGAGCCGGCGAATTGGGGCGACTCGATTTCCGTGGTGTGCGCCATCCTCAAGGGTGATTTACCAATCGAGATCACGTGGGCTCTGAACGGCGAACCAATTGGCCGTGATCGTTCGGATATTAACATTCTGGCAACCACGCGAAAGAATAGCATCCTCAGCATCGAGTCCGTGGCCGCGAGACACGCGGGAGAGTACACGTGTTCGGCGTCCAACAAAGCTGGAGCGACCAGTCATTCGGCTACCCTGGCTGTCAATG TACCTCCCCGCTGGATTCTGGAACCCACCGATAAGGCATTTGCTCAAGGCTCTGATGCACGTGTTGAATGTAAAGCTGATGGTTTCCCCAAGCCCCAAGTCACATGGAAGAAAGCTGCTG gAGATACACCGGGCGATTATACCGACTTGAAACTGAGCAACCCAGATATCAGCGTTGAGGATGGAACTCTgtcaattaataatattcagaaGACGAACGAAGGCTACTATCTGTGCGAGGCTGTAAATGGAATTGGCGCAGGACTTTCGGCTGTTATCTTCATCTCCGTTCAGG CACCACCCCACTTTGAGATCAAACTGAAGAACCAGACAGCACGACGTGGAGAACCTGCTGTACTGCAATGCGAGGCTCAAGGCGAAAAACCAATTGGTATTTTATGGAACATGAACAACAAGAGACTGGACCCGAAGAGCGATTCTCGTTACACCATCCGCGAAGAGATTTTGGCTAACGGTGTACTGTCTGATCTGAGCATCAAGAGAACTGAGAGAAGCGACTCTGCCCTTTTCACCTGCGTTGCCACCAATGCCTTTGGAAGCGATGACACCAGCATCAACATGATTGTACAAG AGGTTCCTGAAGTACCATACGGCTTGAAGGTATTAGACAAATCCGGACGATCGGTTCAATTATCCTGGGCAGCACCATACGACGGAAACAGCCCCATAAAACGCTATGTCATTGAATACAAAATCAGCAAAGGCTCTTGGGAAACTGACATTGACAGAGTACTGGTACCCGGATCGCAACAGAACGTAGCTGGCGTTTTCAACCTGAGACCTGCCACCACATATCACCTGAGAATTGTTGCTGAGAATGAAATTGGTGCATCCGACCCGTCTGATACTGTTACAATTATCACTGCCGAAGAAGCTCCTAGCGGACCACCAACCTCTGTTCGCGTTGACGCTCTTGACCAGCACACTCTTAAG GTAACATGGAAACCACCCCCACGCGAAGACTGGAACGGTGAGATTCTTGGATACTACGTTGGCTACAAACTCTCTTCCTCCTCTGACTACATTTACGAAACCGTTGACTTCTCGAAGGAAGATGGAAAGGAACACCACTTGCAAATCATGAATCTGAAGACCTATACTCAATACAGCGTTGTTGTTCAAGCGTTTAACAAAGTTGGATCGGGACCAATGAGCGAGGAACGAAGACAACACACCGCCGAAGGAGTACCTGAACAACCCCCTCATGACACTACTTGCACCACCTTGACTTCCCAGACTATCAGAGTTTCCTGGATGTCACCGCCTCTTAGCGCCGCCAATGGAGTCATCACCGGATACAAG GTTATTTACGGACCATCTGACACCTGGTACGATGAGAACACCAAGGACACCAAGATCACCTCCTCCAGCGAGACCATCTTACACGGACTGAAGAAATACACCAACTACACTATGCAGGTTCTGGCTTTTACTTCTGGCGGCGATGGAGTTAAATCTGCACCTATTCACTGCCAAACGGAACAAGACG CTCCTGAAGCACCTATCGCGATCAAGGCTCTGGTTATGTCAGCTGAATCGATTCTTGTCTCGTGGCGCCCACCAAGCCAACCGAATGGAGTTATCACCCAGTATATCGTTTACACCAAGGCAGACAACGCAGAGGAACCAACTAGCCAGAAAGTACCACCGAATCAACTGACTCACGAGGCATCTGGATTGGACAAACAACGTAGATATGACTTCTGGGTAACTGCTAGTACCAACATTGGCGAAGGAGAGGCTTCAAAGATCGTGGCATTGGCACCAAGCGTTCGAG TACCGGCAAAGATCGCATCGTTTGACGACAAATTCACTGCTACCTACAAGGAAGATGTTAAATTACCCTGCCTGGCTGTCGGAGTACCTGCACCGGAAGTTACATGGAAAGTACGTGGCGCCGTTCTTCAATCTAGCGACAGACTGCGACAACTGCCCGAGGGATCTCTGTTCATCAAGGAAGTCGATCGCACCGATGCTGGAGAATACTCTTGTTATGTTGAGAACTCGTTTGGCCATGATACCGTTACTCACCAACTGATCGTTCACG CTCCCCCACACTCACCGCAAGTTACTCTTACTGCTACGACCACCAACTCGTTGACGATGAAACTGAGACCTCACCCTGCCGATAATGCTCCGATCCATGGATACACGATTCACTACAAACCAGAATTCGGCGATTGGGAAACTGCACAAATTAGCTCTACTGCTCAGAAATATACTCTTGAAAATCTGTGGTGTGGCTCAAGATACCAGATTTACGTTACTGCATATAACGG AATTGGAACCGGCGATCCTTCTGACATGCTCAACACACGTACCAAGGGCTCGAAACCGATTATTCCTGAAGCGGCTAGATTCATCGAAGTTTCCACGAATAGCATCACCCTTCATCTGAGCGCCTGGTCCGACGGTGGCTGCCCAATGCTCTACTTCGTCGTCGAACATAAGAAGAA GCACCAACAGGAATGGAATCAAGTCTCGAACAATGTGAAACCCGGTGGAAACTTTGTCGTTTTGGATTTGGACCCTGCTAGCTGGTATCACTTGCGCGTTACTGCTCACAATAATGCTGGTTTCGCTGTAGCCGAGTATGAATTCGCGACACTGACCGTAACCGGAG GTACGATCGCACCCCCTGTACGCAATAGTGGCAACGACAACACGGATGTCAGGCGTTATTTCCCCTGGTTACCTAGCTGGCTCGACGTGAACGTTGTGGTACCGGTGGGAGCTACGGTTATTGTGATTATTGTAGGCATAGTTGTGATTTGCGTCGCGCTGTCTAGGAGAACTCGAGGTCCGGAACAAACACGGCTGCGAGGTATCTCATCAGCCGACGAGAAATATTACGAAGGACAAT ACGATGTGGTATATCAGCAAACTGGAGTTGGCGGAGCTACCCTTGACAAACGCAGGCCCGATCTTCGTGACGAACTTGGATATATCGCCCCACCGAATCGCAAACTGCCCCCTGTTCCTGGCTCAAATTATAACACCTGCGATCGCATCAAGCGAG GTGGAACAGGCTCGATAAGAAGCCACTCGACGTGGGATCCCAGACGACATATGTACGAAGAATTGAATCATTGCGCACCGAATCGAAGATGTCCACCACCACCCCGTATGGGCAGTGCCGAAGCTCTCTCCCACAGAG GCATGGAGGATGAGATCTGCCCGTATGCTACCTTCCACCTTCTTGGATTCCGCGAAGAAATGGACCCCAGCAAGGCTATGCAATTCCAGACCTTCCCTCACCCTGGCAATGGACACTCTGGTACCATGGGACCACCTGTTGGACATCCTACTAACGCTTCTGCTCACAGCCGCTCTGGATCTCAGTCTATG ccACGTCAAAATGGTCGTTACTCTCGAGTTCCATCCCAAGGAGGTGGCAGCGGAACCCATAACGTCTTCTCTCCTGAATACGATGACCCGGCAAATTGCGCTCCTGAAGAAGATCAATATGGCTCTCAATACGGACAATACGGCGCTCCCTATGATCATTATGGATCTCGTGGCTCTGTTGGACGTCGCAGTGTAGGATCAGCCCGCAATATTCCCGTTTCTGGATCACCCGAACCACCCCCACCACCACCAAGGAACCACGACCAGAACAACTCCAGTTTCAACGACAGCAAAGAAAGCAACGAGATCAGCGAAGCAGAGTGTGATCGCGACCAACTTGTGAACCGCAACTACGGCG tGAATGCTCGCGGCAAGGACGGCATGACCACCGAGGAGATGCGTAAACTCATAGAGAG AAACGAAGCCCCCAGCCGGCAAACCGGCGCCGGCCACGGCGGTCACGGGGGACTCCTCACACCCTACGATACTGTGGCAGTGTAA